From Bacillota bacterium, the proteins below share one genomic window:
- a CDS encoding valine--tRNA ligase, translated as MTEGQVIPTVYDPHQVEEKWYRFWLEGRFFHADVDWSRKPFCIVIPPPNVTGSLHLGHALNNTIQDIIVRWRRMQGYNTLWLPGTDHAGIATQARVEEQLAGEGISKYDLGREKFLERVWAWKETYGGEIISQLKRLGASCDWERERFTMDEGCSLAVREVFRRLFEKGLIYRDNYIINWCPRCQTTISDIEVDHFEQDGRLYYLRYPGPDGGAGVVVATTRPETMLGDTGVAVHPEDGRYRDLVGKKVLLPLMNREIPVLADEVVDPDFGTGAVKVTPAHDPTDFEIGRRHHLPEVLVIGKDGMMTAAAGKYAGMTREEARRKVVRDLAELELLVKVEDYTHAVGHCYRCDTVIEPLVSEQWFVRMRPLAEPALAAVKEGRIRFVPERFTKIYLNWLENIKDWCISRQLWWGHRVPVWYCETCGEVICPEEGDPDRCPKCSGTELEQDPDVLDTWFSSALWPFSTLGWPEQTPELAYFYPTSVLVTGRDIIFFWVARMIFTALEFMQEVPFREVLIHGLVLDALGRKMSKSLGNGVDPLEVIDRYGADTLRFMLVTGNTPGNDLRFHWERVEGTRNFANKIWNASRFALLNLKDFQPGPWPEQLALADRWILSRYNRAVRDVTRCLEDYELGEAARTLYEFTWNELCDWYIELVKPRLYGKETPESRYAAQYTLWYVLLKTLELLHPFMPFLTEEIWQHLPHEGKSIVVAPWPRFRQALDAPEREGEMEFLMEVIRAIRNLRGELNIHPGRTIRCILITAAETEARLLRQYAGYIQQLGGASPLELGDPGDEKPTRALSAVVRDTEIYIPLAGVVDLEKEIERLEKEAGMITRDLDRVRMKLANRDFLAKAPPEVVEKERAKEEELKKKQVTINRRLAVLRA; from the coding sequence ATGACGGAAGGACAAGTTATTCCTACAGTTTATGATCCCCATCAGGTTGAAGAAAAGTGGTACCGGTTTTGGTTAGAGGGTCGTTTTTTCCATGCTGATGTCGACTGGTCCCGGAAACCCTTCTGCATCGTGATCCCCCCTCCCAATGTGACGGGAAGCCTCCATTTAGGCCATGCCCTTAACAATACAATTCAAGACATCATCGTGCGCTGGCGCAGGATGCAGGGATATAACACCCTGTGGCTTCCCGGAACTGATCACGCAGGCATCGCAACGCAGGCCCGGGTTGAAGAGCAGTTGGCGGGGGAAGGAATAAGCAAATACGATCTGGGGCGGGAAAAGTTTTTGGAAAGGGTTTGGGCCTGGAAGGAAACCTACGGAGGAGAAATCATCAGCCAGCTCAAGCGCCTGGGGGCCTCTTGCGACTGGGAGCGGGAGCGGTTTACGATGGACGAAGGTTGCTCCCTTGCGGTCAGGGAGGTCTTCCGGCGCCTTTTTGAAAAAGGATTGATTTACCGGGATAATTATATTATTAACTGGTGCCCCAGGTGCCAGACGACGATTTCGGATATCGAAGTCGACCATTTTGAGCAAGATGGCAGGCTTTATTATCTCCGTTACCCCGGTCCAGATGGTGGCGCGGGGGTTGTTGTGGCAACAACGCGCCCGGAAACAATGCTCGGCGATACGGGAGTGGCCGTCCACCCCGAAGACGGGCGCTACAGGGATCTCGTCGGGAAAAAAGTGCTCCTTCCTCTAATGAACAGGGAGATCCCCGTTCTTGCCGATGAAGTGGTGGACCCGGACTTTGGGACCGGCGCCGTTAAGGTCACGCCGGCCCACGACCCCACGGACTTTGAAATCGGGCGGCGCCACCACCTTCCCGAGGTACTGGTGATCGGAAAAGACGGGATGATGACGGCGGCGGCCGGGAAGTACGCCGGCATGACGAGGGAGGAGGCCCGCCGGAAAGTGGTTCGGGACCTGGCTGAACTGGAGCTCCTGGTTAAGGTGGAGGACTACACCCATGCTGTCGGCCACTGCTACCGCTGCGATACCGTGATCGAACCCCTGGTTTCCGAGCAGTGGTTCGTCCGGATGAGGCCCCTTGCCGAACCCGCCCTGGCAGCCGTGAAAGAGGGGCGAATCCGTTTTGTTCCCGAGCGCTTCACGAAAATCTACCTCAACTGGCTGGAAAACATCAAGGACTGGTGCATCTCCCGCCAGCTCTGGTGGGGGCACCGGGTCCCTGTTTGGTACTGCGAAACCTGCGGAGAGGTGATCTGCCCCGAAGAGGGTGATCCCGATCGTTGCCCAAAATGCTCCGGCACCGAACTGGAACAGGACCCTGATGTTCTCGATACCTGGTTCAGTTCAGCTCTGTGGCCCTTTTCTACCCTGGGCTGGCCGGAACAAACGCCGGAGCTTGCTTACTTTTACCCGACTTCAGTGCTGGTTACAGGACGGGACATCATCTTTTTCTGGGTTGCCCGCATGATCTTTACGGCCTTGGAGTTTATGCAGGAAGTCCCCTTCCGGGAGGTGCTCATCCACGGCCTCGTGCTGGATGCGCTGGGCCGGAAGATGAGCAAGTCCCTGGGGAACGGAGTGGATCCCCTCGAGGTGATCGATCGTTACGGGGCAGATACCCTGCGCTTTATGCTGGTGACGGGAAATACTCCGGGAAACGATTTGCGTTTTCACTGGGAGCGCGTGGAGGGAACCCGGAATTTTGCCAATAAGATCTGGAACGCTTCCCGTTTTGCCTTACTTAATTTAAAAGATTTTCAGCCTGGGCCCTGGCCGGAGCAGCTGGCGCTCGCCGACCGGTGGATCCTGAGCAGGTACAACCGGGCTGTCCGTGACGTGACCCGGTGTTTGGAGGATTACGAACTGGGCGAGGCTGCCCGCACTTTGTATGAGTTCACCTGGAACGAGCTTTGCGACTGGTACATCGAACTGGTGAAGCCCCGGTTGTATGGGAAAGAAACGCCGGAAAGCAGGTACGCCGCTCAGTATACCTTATGGTACGTTCTCCTCAAGACGCTGGAGCTCCTTCATCCTTTTATGCCTTTCCTTACCGAGGAAATCTGGCAGCACCTGCCTCACGAAGGAAAGAGTATCGTGGTCGCGCCCTGGCCGCGTTTCAGGCAGGCACTGGACGCCCCGGAACGGGAGGGTGAAATGGAGTTTCTCATGGAAGTGATCCGGGCCATCCGGAATCTGAGGGGAGAGTTGAACATTCACCCGGGACGCACCATCAGGTGCATCCTGATTACGGCCGCTGAAACCGAAGCCCGCCTGCTCCGGCAGTACGCCGGGTATATCCAACAACTGGGGGGGGCTAGTCCCCTGGAGTTGGGGGATCCCGGAGACGAAAAACCGACCCGGGCCTTGAGCGCTGTTGTCCGGGATACGGAGATTTACATTCCTCTTGCGGGGGTCGTTGATTTAGAAAAAGAGATTGAAAGGTTGGAAAAAGAGGCGGGAATGATTACCCGGGATCTGGATCGGGTCCGAATGAAACTCGCCAATCGCGACTTCCTGGCCAAGGCACCCCCGGAAGTGGTGGAAAAGGAACGGGCTAAGGAAGAAGAGCTGAAAAAGAAACAGGTGACGATTAACCGCCGCCTTGCCGTCCTGCGAGCTTAG
- a CDS encoding response regulator transcription factor: MVSKILVVDDEESIVKLVSFNLNKEGFHTISAGDGREAWEIIQREKPDLIVLDVMLPEMDGFSLCRLLRQEGFKTPILMLTAKDEEIDKVLGLEIGADDYLTKPFSPRELVARVKAILRRTGEKERNSEERLDFGDLTIFPRRYEVRLKGDQLALTPKEFELLLMFGRSAGLVLSREYILQTLWGYDFYGDTRVVDVHISHLREKIEEDPGHPRYIKTVRGVGYKFHEPLKEDEEMGS, encoded by the coding sequence GTGGTTTCAAAAATCCTCGTAGTCGACGACGAGGAATCCATCGTAAAACTCGTTTCCTTCAATTTGAACAAGGAAGGATTTCACACAATCAGTGCCGGGGACGGCCGGGAGGCGTGGGAGATCATTCAAAGAGAAAAGCCGGACCTGATTGTTTTAGATGTGATGCTACCAGAAATGGACGGCTTCTCCCTCTGCCGCTTGCTGCGCCAGGAAGGCTTCAAGACGCCGATTTTAATGCTGACCGCCAAAGACGAGGAAATTGATAAGGTGCTGGGTTTGGAGATCGGAGCGGACGATTATTTGACCAAACCGTTCAGCCCGCGGGAGCTGGTGGCGCGGGTAAAGGCGATCCTGCGCCGTACTGGAGAAAAGGAGCGGAACTCGGAAGAACGGCTTGATTTCGGAGACCTTACGATTTTTCCGAGGAGATACGAGGTAAGGCTCAAAGGAGATCAGCTGGCCCTTACACCGAAGGAATTTGAGTTGCTCCTCATGTTCGGCCGGAGCGCAGGTCTTGTCTTGAGCAGGGAGTATATTCTTCAGACACTCTGGGGTTACGACTTTTACGGGGATACACGGGTTGTTGATGTTCACATCAGCCACCTGCGGGAGAAGATCGAGGAGGACCCCGGGCACCCGCGTTATATTAAAACAGTACGGGGAGTTGGGTACAAGTTCCACGAGCCGCTGAAAGAAGACGAAGAAATGGGATCCTGA
- a CDS encoding ATP-binding protein → MTLGYIFLFCCSLLVLGGILSRFLWNSQVDFLQTELERKAELLKTTCDWDALTGSHELNKFRRIAGARITLIDPAGEVLADSDYHPRQLQNQKNAPEVKAALQSGYGSSIRRGEKEDAYFLFVASTIPEKNREAAGVLRLSVPLSQVDASITKMWRIFFGALLVILAVGSFLSRRLATGLTRPLSEITAVARRIAQGDWEIELGPLTQGEVGELAAAVNGMSRTLKEKVRELAESKVRLEAVLANMESGVLLADHVGHISLVNRAAEKLLGITEKDVLGKSHVEVVKNYLLSSLIDEVLRTRERRKEEVALIFPKERILEAHAAPIFGARQEPRGVVVVLHDISEIRRLERVRAEFVANVSHELKTPITAVKGFAETLLSGALYNYRAAEEFVHIINEEAERLSRLILDLLELSKIESREVKMQVEPLELGAQIKWIVNKLKPQFQKKGLTLSTDLPAGAFFVQADRDRLEQVFLNLLDNSLKYTPGGGQVEVSLQEQENEVVVGIKDNGIGIPSEDLPRIFERFYRVDKARSRKLGGTGLGLAIVKHLVEAHRGRVWVESELGKGSVFYFSLPQEQKE, encoded by the coding sequence GTGACCCTGGGCTACATCTTCCTTTTCTGCTGTTCGCTCCTTGTTCTAGGGGGAATTCTTTCCCGGTTTTTATGGAACTCCCAGGTGGATTTCCTCCAAACCGAGCTGGAACGGAAGGCAGAACTCCTCAAGACTACCTGCGATTGGGATGCTCTGACCGGGTCTCATGAGCTTAATAAATTCCGGAGGATTGCGGGTGCCAGGATAACCCTGATCGATCCGGCGGGGGAGGTTCTGGCCGATTCGGATTATCACCCCCGGCAGCTTCAGAACCAAAAAAACGCTCCTGAAGTGAAGGCAGCGTTGCAATCCGGGTACGGTTCCAGCATCAGGCGTGGCGAAAAGGAAGACGCTTACTTCCTTTTCGTGGCATCGACCATTCCGGAGAAGAACCGCGAGGCTGCGGGGGTTTTACGCCTCTCCGTTCCCCTGTCCCAGGTTGACGCCTCAATTACGAAAATGTGGCGGATTTTCTTCGGGGCACTCCTTGTTATTCTTGCTGTGGGAAGTTTCTTGAGCAGGCGCCTGGCGACAGGTCTAACCCGCCCTTTGTCGGAAATTACTGCGGTTGCCCGCCGGATTGCTCAAGGGGATTGGGAGATCGAGCTGGGCCCGCTTACTCAGGGTGAAGTTGGGGAACTGGCGGCTGCAGTGAACGGGATGTCCCGGACCCTCAAGGAAAAGGTCCGGGAACTGGCCGAAAGCAAGGTAAGGTTGGAAGCGGTTCTGGCGAACATGGAAAGCGGTGTTCTGCTGGCCGACCATGTGGGGCACATCAGCCTGGTCAACCGGGCCGCAGAAAAACTCCTCGGAATTACAGAAAAAGACGTCCTGGGGAAGTCCCATGTAGAGGTCGTTAAAAACTACCTTTTGAGTTCTTTGATCGATGAAGTGCTCAGGACGCGAGAGCGCAGAAAAGAGGAGGTCGCTTTAATTTTCCCCAAGGAGCGAATTTTAGAGGCGCATGCCGCTCCCATTTTCGGTGCCCGGCAGGAGCCGCGCGGGGTTGTGGTGGTGCTTCATGATATCAGTGAAATCAGACGCCTTGAAAGGGTGCGCGCCGAGTTTGTGGCGAATGTTTCTCACGAACTGAAGACGCCGATTACGGCAGTTAAAGGGTTTGCCGAAACCCTCCTCTCGGGTGCCCTTTATAATTACCGGGCAGCCGAGGAATTCGTACACATCATTAACGAAGAAGCCGAGCGTTTGAGCCGGTTAATTCTCGATCTTTTAGAACTTTCAAAGATCGAGTCCAGAGAGGTCAAAATGCAAGTTGAGCCCCTGGAGCTGGGGGCGCAAATCAAGTGGATTGTCAACAAGCTGAAGCCTCAGTTCCAGAAAAAGGGGTTGACACTGAGTACCGATCTTCCCGCCGGGGCATTCTTTGTCCAGGCGGACCGCGACCGGTTAGAGCAGGTTTTTTTAAACCTTTTAGATAACAGCCTGAAATACACACCCGGCGGCGGGCAGGTGGAGGTATCCCTGCAAGAGCAGGAGAATGAGGTTGTTGTTGGGATTAAAGATAACGGTATCGGGATTCCTTCAGAAGATCTCCCCCGGATTTTCGAGCGCTTCTACCGGGTTGACAAGGCGCGGAGCCGCAAGTTAGGAGGAACCGGTCTCGGTTTGGCCATTGTCAAGCATCTTGTGGAGGCGCACCGGGGGCGCGTTTGGGTGGAAAGCGAGCTGGGGAAGGGTTCGGTGTTTTACTTTTCCCTGCCTCAAGAACAAAAAGAATAA
- the pstB gene encoding phosphate ABC transporter ATP-binding protein PstB has translation MSRGIKIKVKDLDFYYGTNHVLKNIELDIGSRQVTALIGPSGCGKSTLLRTFNRMNDLIPGVTIRGKVLLDGEDIYNAHVDVVNLRKRVGMVFQRPNPFPKSVFENVAYGPRRHGIRDRRRLAEIVEESLRKAALWGEVKNQLHVSALQLSGGQQQRLCIARALAVEPDVLLMDEPCSALDPISTAKIEDLIDELQQEYTIVIVTHNMQQAARVSQYTAFLLNGELIEFGQTETLFTNPEKKETEDYITGRFG, from the coding sequence ATTTCCAGAGGGATTAAAATCAAGGTTAAGGACCTGGATTTTTACTACGGAACCAACCACGTGCTGAAGAACATCGAGTTGGATATTGGTTCCCGCCAGGTGACGGCTCTCATCGGCCCTTCCGGCTGCGGAAAATCAACTTTGCTGCGTACCTTTAACAGGATGAACGATCTCATCCCGGGAGTAACCATCAGGGGAAAAGTCCTGTTGGATGGAGAGGATATTTACAATGCTCATGTGGATGTGGTAAACTTGCGCAAAAGAGTAGGGATGGTATTTCAGCGGCCTAATCCCTTCCCGAAATCCGTTTTTGAGAACGTCGCCTACGGGCCGCGCCGCCACGGCATCAGGGACCGGCGCCGCCTTGCCGAAATTGTCGAAGAAAGTTTGAGAAAGGCAGCTCTCTGGGGCGAGGTTAAGAACCAGCTTCACGTATCGGCCCTTCAACTGTCTGGGGGCCAGCAGCAACGGCTCTGTATTGCCCGTGCGCTGGCCGTGGAGCCGGATGTTTTGCTGATGGATGAACCCTGTTCCGCCCTTGATCCGATTTCCACCGCAAAGATTGAGGATTTGATCGACGAATTGCAGCAGGAGTATACCATCGTGATTGTAACCCATAACATGCAGCAGGCGGCGCGTGTTTCCCAGTATACGGCTTTTCTTTTAAACGGTGAATTGATCGAATTTGGCCAGACGGAAACACTTTTTACAAATCCAGAAAAAAAAGAAACAGAAGATTATATTACAGGCCGGTTTGGTTAG
- the phoU gene encoding phosphate signaling complex protein PhoU, with protein sequence MAARKSFQEQLEELQQEVLKMGTLVEQAIFNSVKSLKERDEALAQQVLDGDDLIDDYQVKIEDLCVKLLALQQPMACDLRVISTAMKIVTDLERMADHAVDIAKVTIRLAGQPLIKPLIDIPRMAEITQKMVRESLVAYVRHDADHVIQLIDSDHEVDGLYCQVLRELLTFMMEDPRTIRQATQLLFVAQHLERIADHATNIGEWVYYMVTGARKNLNV encoded by the coding sequence ATGGCGGCACGGAAGTCTTTTCAAGAACAACTGGAGGAACTCCAGCAGGAAGTCTTGAAAATGGGTACTCTTGTCGAGCAGGCCATTTTTAACTCGGTTAAATCCCTGAAAGAGCGCGACGAAGCCCTGGCGCAGCAGGTCCTCGATGGCGACGATTTAATTGACGACTACCAGGTCAAAATCGAAGATCTTTGCGTTAAACTCCTTGCCCTCCAGCAACCGATGGCGTGCGACTTGAGAGTGATCAGTACCGCCATGAAAATTGTTACAGATTTAGAGAGAATGGCCGACCACGCGGTGGATATCGCAAAGGTTACAATCCGGCTTGCGGGCCAGCCTCTCATTAAACCGCTGATTGACATCCCCCGCATGGCAGAAATCACCCAGAAGATGGTCCGGGAAAGCCTCGTTGCCTATGTCAGGCATGATGCCGATCACGTTATCCAGTTAATAGATTCTGACCACGAGGTTGACGGGCTTTACTGCCAGGTTTTGAGGGAGCTCTTGACTTTTATGATGGAGGACCCCCGCACGATCCGGCAGGCTACCCAGCTTCTTTTCGTTGCCCAGCATTTGGAGCGGATCGCAGACCACGCCACGAATATCGGGGAGTGGGTCTATTACATGGTTACTGGAGCGCGGAAAAATCTCAATGTTTAA
- a CDS encoding folylpolyglutamate synthase/dihydrofolate synthase family protein, whose product MNYDEALDFLTGLTKFGVNFGLGRIAHLLNLLGNPQRALRVIHIGGTNGKGTTAMMVARILENTGARVGLFTSPHLHSYTERYLINRIPISEARFAALMTRLRPLLEEMVQEGREHPTEFEVCTALAFLYFAEEKVDFLVLEVGLGGAIDSTNVVPCPLVAVITNVAFDHMEYLGTTLEEIAGVKAGIIKKKGYVVTAAGEPEALKVIEARCEAEGASLLRVGKDLTWEVKAATPQGTSFALHSPWGHYLNLFLPLAGKYQVINAATALGVLEILRHVYGVDVTPEQIRTGFSQVYWPARLELLALNPQVLVDVTHNHDGARALSAALREIYDYRKLILVIGMLGDKEREKVVRELAPLATTVIVTKPNSPRAGDWERLAEEARLYAPRVRVIEEIPEAISSALAEAAGGDLVCITGSFYMVAEARAFLLSQFSVPVL is encoded by the coding sequence GTGAATTATGATGAAGCGCTGGATTTTCTTACCGGTTTAACGAAATTCGGGGTTAATTTCGGGCTTGGACGGATCGCGCACCTCCTTAATTTGCTGGGCAACCCTCAGCGCGCCCTCCGCGTCATCCACATCGGAGGAACGAACGGCAAAGGAACAACTGCAATGATGGTGGCGCGCATTTTAGAAAATACCGGTGCGAGGGTGGGACTTTTTACTTCACCCCACCTCCACAGCTATACAGAGCGTTACTTAATTAACCGCATTCCCATCTCCGAAGCAAGGTTCGCGGCACTCATGACGCGGCTCAGGCCCCTGTTGGAAGAGATGGTACAGGAAGGCCGGGAGCACCCAACAGAGTTCGAGGTCTGCACCGCCCTTGCCTTTCTCTATTTTGCCGAAGAAAAGGTCGACTTTCTCGTACTCGAAGTTGGTTTAGGGGGGGCGATCGATTCTACAAATGTTGTCCCTTGCCCCCTGGTTGCGGTCATCACGAATGTTGCCTTCGATCACATGGAGTATCTGGGAACAACTCTTGAGGAAATTGCGGGAGTGAAGGCAGGGATCATCAAGAAAAAGGGGTACGTGGTAACTGCCGCCGGGGAACCCGAGGCCTTGAAAGTGATCGAGGCCAGGTGCGAGGCTGAGGGCGCTTCCCTGCTGCGGGTAGGGAAGGATCTTACCTGGGAAGTCAAAGCCGCCACCCCGCAGGGAACCTCTTTTGCTTTGCACAGCCCATGGGGACACTATCTTAATTTATTTCTACCCCTCGCGGGAAAATACCAGGTTATTAACGCCGCCACGGCTTTAGGGGTCCTCGAAATTTTGCGCCACGTCTACGGGGTAGACGTCACCCCGGAGCAGATCCGTACCGGTTTTTCCCAGGTTTACTGGCCTGCACGGCTGGAATTACTGGCGCTAAACCCGCAGGTGCTGGTAGATGTCACTCACAATCATGACGGGGCGCGCGCCCTGAGTGCAGCACTGAGGGAAATTTATGATTACCGGAAGCTGATCCTGGTAATAGGAATGCTCGGGGATAAGGAACGGGAGAAAGTCGTCCGGGAACTGGCTCCCCTGGCTACTACAGTAATTGTGACGAAACCGAATAGCCCCCGGGCTGGTGATTGGGAAAGGTTAGCGGAAGAGGCGCGCCTGTATGCGCCTCGGGTGCGGGTGATTGAAGAGATTCCCGAGGCGATTTCGTCCGCCCTTGCTGAGGCCGCCGGGGGGGACTTGGTGTGCATCACAGGTTCTTTTTATATGGTTGCGGAGGCAAGGGCCTTTTTGTTGAGCCAGTTCAGCGTTCCGGTTCTGTAG
- a CDS encoding redox-sensing transcriptional repressor Rex, producing MKTLKIPEATVMRLSVYSRFLEQAEHHGIVTVSSGDIAEGVGVSPAQVRKDLAYFGEFGTRGVGYNVSDLYQQIRRILGLNREWPVVLVGAGKLGSALARYQGFLGRGFRIIGVFDNDPGQFGRKLNGSEVLPISQLEEVVQKNGVEIGIITVPAAAAQEVADRLVNAGIKAILNFSPRVLNVPGQVVIRNVDFSVNLEVLTFNLGLTNKHF from the coding sequence TTGAAAACCCTCAAAATACCTGAAGCGACTGTAATGCGTCTTTCTGTATACTCGCGATTTCTGGAACAAGCCGAGCACCATGGAATTGTCACCGTATCTTCCGGAGATATCGCGGAGGGGGTGGGGGTCAGTCCCGCCCAGGTTCGCAAGGACCTGGCTTATTTCGGCGAATTCGGGACACGGGGCGTGGGTTACAACGTAAGTGACCTTTACCAGCAGATCAGGCGAATTTTAGGCTTAAACCGGGAGTGGCCGGTAGTACTGGTAGGGGCGGGGAAGCTCGGTTCCGCTCTTGCTCGCTACCAGGGCTTTTTAGGCCGGGGCTTCCGAATTATCGGGGTCTTTGATAATGATCCCGGCCAGTTCGGGCGCAAGCTGAACGGAAGCGAGGTTCTGCCGATCTCGCAGTTAGAAGAAGTGGTTCAGAAGAATGGAGTAGAAATTGGGATTATAACCGTGCCTGCCGCGGCCGCTCAGGAGGTAGCCGATCGCCTGGTCAATGCCGGGATTAAAGCAATCCTCAATTTTTCTCCCCGGGTTTTGAATGTGCCAGGTCAGGTTGTGATCCGGAATGTGGATTTTTCGGTCAACCTGGAAGTCCTGACATTTAATTTAGGACTCACCAACAAGCACTTTTAA
- a CDS encoding DUF4321 domain-containing protein: MKGYGNYRSPWLLVILLILGGIFGSLIGEALGAIPALAILREGRSVGLPVTTLDLEVLALTLGFTIKVNLISLVGFIAAFLVYRNL; this comes from the coding sequence ATGAAGGGATACGGAAACTATCGGAGTCCTTGGCTGCTGGTAATTTTATTGATTCTGGGAGGCATTTTTGGCAGTCTTATCGGCGAGGCGCTGGGTGCCATCCCCGCCCTCGCCATCTTGCGTGAGGGGCGGTCTGTTGGACTTCCTGTAACCACTTTGGACCTGGAAGTTTTAGCCCTTACCCTGGGGTTCACTATTAAAGTGAATCTGATCAGCCTGGTCGGGTTTATTGCCGCCTTTCTGGTCTACCGCAATCTCTAG
- a CDS encoding Maf family protein gives MQEIILASASPRRAALLRSLGVPFRVLPSQIEENTKLNLAAPELALKQAGQKAEVIALRHPQAIVLGADTIVCCGEEVLGKPRDYREAFQMLQMLAGRVHEVSTGLVLRQESTGRLREEVVTTRVFFRNLSEEEIRGYLATGESFDKAGGYGIQGYGALLVEKIEGCYFNVVGLPLAKLGEMFKDFGVDLLCRCLNTI, from the coding sequence GTGCAGGAAATCATTTTGGCCTCAGCTTCACCCCGTCGGGCAGCGCTCCTCAGGTCCCTGGGGGTTCCGTTTCGGGTTTTACCGAGTCAAATTGAAGAAAATACGAAGCTTAACCTGGCAGCTCCGGAACTTGCTTTAAAACAAGCAGGCCAGAAGGCAGAGGTAATTGCGTTGAGACACCCGCAGGCAATTGTATTGGGTGCCGATACTATCGTTTGCTGTGGAGAAGAGGTCCTGGGAAAACCGCGGGATTACAGGGAAGCGTTCCAGATGCTGCAGATGCTCGCGGGACGCGTTCATGAGGTAAGTACCGGCCTGGTCTTAAGGCAGGAAAGCACAGGGCGGTTACGGGAAGAAGTCGTTACAACGAGGGTTTTCTTTCGCAATTTAAGCGAAGAAGAGATTCGCGGTTATCTCGCGACCGGCGAGTCTTTTGATAAAGCGGGGGGTTATGGAATTCAAGGGTACGGTGCTTTACTGGTCGAAAAGATTGAAGGATGTTACTTTAATGTTGTGGGCCTTCCCCTGGCAAAATTAGGAGAGATGTTCAAGGATTTTGGAGTTGATTTACTTTGCCGGTGCCTGAATACCATTTAA
- the radC gene encoding DNA repair protein RadC, whose amino-acid sequence MPVPEYHLTIKDLPEELRPRERMQVSGPGALSSVELLAIILRTGSREESALELAHRLLLEPRGLRFLAEVSLEELCKLKGIGLAKAAQIKAAVELGKRLACLGPSVRPVVRSPQEVCTLVMEEMCYLDREHFRVILLNTKNQVLAIETISIGSLNSSLVHPREVFKRAVQRSAAAIILVHNHPSGDPAPSAEDLEITRRLEEAGRLIGIEVLDHIIIGDHTFISLKEKALI is encoded by the coding sequence TTGCCGGTGCCTGAATACCATTTAACGATAAAAGACTTGCCCGAAGAACTCAGGCCTCGTGAGCGGATGCAGGTTAGCGGTCCGGGGGCCCTGTCATCCGTTGAGCTTCTCGCCATCATCCTCAGGACAGGCTCCCGGGAGGAGTCCGCTCTGGAGCTTGCTCACCGCCTCCTGCTGGAACCCCGCGGGCTTCGTTTCCTGGCGGAGGTTTCGCTTGAAGAATTATGTAAACTAAAAGGGATCGGTCTTGCAAAAGCCGCCCAGATCAAAGCCGCTGTCGAACTCGGAAAGCGCCTCGCCTGTTTGGGCCCCAGCGTGAGACCCGTTGTACGGAGCCCCCAGGAGGTATGCACTCTTGTCATGGAGGAAATGTGCTATCTTGACCGGGAGCATTTCCGGGTAATTTTACTGAATACAAAGAATCAGGTTCTTGCCATCGAAACGATTTCAATTGGTAGTCTTAATTCTTCCCTTGTTCACCCGCGGGAGGTTTTTAAAAGAGCGGTCCAGCGCAGTGCGGCAGCAATTATTTTAGTACATAACCATCCCAGCGGGGACCCGGCGCCCAGCGCGGAGGATCTCGAGATCACGCGCCGCCTGGAGGAGGCAGGCAGACTAATTGGAATTGAAGTCCTCGACCATATTATTATCGGGGATCATACCTTTATCAGTCTCAAGGAAAAAGCCTTAATTTAA